The Ciona intestinalis chromosome 11, KH, whole genome shotgun sequence genome has a segment encoding these proteins:
- the LOC100185642 gene encoding TELO2-interacting protein 1 homolog codes for MCSINKISNAEQVYSICFELCRTKQKSLLQKLNKLLINLPADILQPLHEVILLPLRQILVKTKPDREEVVTTAECLQFVFQNTHSVSWEAKADILKHLLINVTDMKTSQIAVKDDEEIVDSVFTTLICLLNSCQDFWKSFYSCTQLPILGHLVSLCLSVLNTSTCKPNKHKAIDLIMALSVPSYYKQLDLNENSDFSVAVGNCMACFMPGVTSTVAKIIHTNLGRKLRCSCLNLVAVLLTTTLGNEEMKMAAQANSKTKPLDVDQRILSLLKTRDQTWIDSMLENLNLALAKILLVKDADNEAARLCMLGVCRTLLFKCSLSLKPLYGTIMNPVLKLLNDSSDKLSKSSTMLLEDLVASFNNSSSKAEFMDGVKNNLFTLCTELPHKMRKYSENEKVSALTLLQGYLTVLKDNLSCLLNSSVHLDCLIDSILLCYDQDTLELCMFPEVALRKISSTEFTSPMSRLELLASVNNFQHSSTVTVLVRICRLLGKHGDIELLVGILSEAYSIESKRLATVAMIKEILLGTPVDNQAIESVVDELLDLYTEEYSFNTTNPAQTVDVDLCVPETSNYSITFPLQAKSHPKRIKPLASSSMMMCLQLESFAVFSMLLETKFCSRLVKVLYPLLEKVSHTTDKVAECAVLSLAVISRSCGYASTADLIKFNADYLASTLSLHLQHLTLFPRCPDVLQAILKYDDKNLFPLIRDTIQEILSKFDSSNTDLNTLQSFVSLFVCVLMSIQKWFDRTHTPDPPVKSVKDDTEDILEFLREHRTKKLETEENQSQPEEETNADPEEVQDTEEETDPSLEKPPEDVTVVLEILRRCRNLTAHKSRMVRIMVLVAVADGIVALSGQDTWLLPMVHQLWPSIVSRFEDQEMQVVQKAFEVICVISSTCGDFIRKRLGKEILPKLMSFLKQQQSNNRKLTNYSHSSVAFTHTALYKLQLNVLQNLGPLLVHSSLGGMDITTICASCYGFLSITQPPKLQESAVILFRNLITVNGDAVWLFLSDIFSVKQVYDPPDSKFKFQKITVSGTPDNEFAKNIGVLLPDCTYLDWFVK; via the exons GTATATTCTATCTGCTTTGAACTGTGtagaacaaaacaaaagtctTTGCTGCAAAAACTTAACAAACTTTTGATCAATCTACCAGCTGACATCTTACAGCCTTTACATGAAGTTATTTTGTTACCACTTCGACAAATcttggtaaaaacaaaacctgaCAGAGAAGAGGTTGTTACTACAGCTGAATGCTTGCAATTTGTATTTCAAAACACACATTCAGTTAGTTGGGAAGCAAAAGCAGATATCTTAAAACACTTGTTGATAAATGTCACTGATATGAAAACATCACAGATTGCGGTAAAAGATGATGAAGAAATCGTGGATTCGGTCTTTACGACATTAATTTGCTTGTTAAATTCATGTCAGGATTTCTGGAAATCATTTTATTCATGTACGCAGCTTCCTATTCTTGGACATCTTGTATCTTTATGCTTGTCAGTTTTAAACACCTCAACATGTAAACCAAATAAACATAAAGCAATTGATTTGATAATGGCTTTatctgtcccatcttattaCAAGCAACTTGACTTGAATGAAAACTCTGATTTTTCTGTAGCAGTAGGTAATTGTATGGCTTGTTTTATGCCTGGAGTTACATCTACTGTCGCAAAAATCATTCATACAAACCTTGGACGAAAATTGCGCTGCTCTTGCCTCAACTTGGTTGCAGTTTTGTTGACAACTACTCTTGGCAATGAAGAAATGAAAATGGCCGCTCAGGCAAATTCGAAAACCAAACCACTAGACGTTGATCAACGTATTTTGTCTCTCTTAAAAACTCGGGATCAAACTTGGATTGATAGCATGTTAGAAAACCTAAATTTAGCTTTAGCCAAGATACTCCTTGTCAAAGATGCTGATAATGAAGCAGCAAGACTCTGCATGTTGGGTGTGTGTCGTACTTTGTTATTCAAGTGCAGCTTGTCACTCAAGCCATTGTATGGAACTATTATGAACCCAGTTTTGAAATTGCTAAATGATTCATCGGATAAACTGTCAAAATCAAGCACAATGTTACTGGAAGACTTGGTTGCAAGTTTCAATAACTCTTCTTCTAAGGCTGAATTTATGGAtggtgtaaaaaataatttgtttactttatgcACAGAACTGCCACataaaatgagaaaatattctgaaaatgaaaaagtctCAGCACTAACACTACTCCAAGGTTATCTAACTGTTCTAAAGGACAATTTAAGCTGCCTGTTAAACTCTTCAGTTCATCTTGATTGTTTAATTGATTCAATATTGTTGTGTTACGATCAGGATACATTAGAACTTTGTATGTTTCCTGAAGTAGCTTTGAGAAAAATATCAAGCACTGAATTTACCTCGCCCATGTCTAGACTTGAATTACTGGCATCAGTGAATAATTTCCAACACAGCTCAACTGTTACAGTTCTTGTTCGTATTTGCCGACTTTTGGGCAAACATGGTGACATTGAACTGCTTGTTGGAATCTTATCCGAGGCATATAGCATAGAATCAAAGCGCTTAGCCACGGTTGCTATGATAAAAGAAATCCTACTTGGCACTCCTGTTGATAATCAAGCTATAGAATCAGTTGTAGATGAACTCTTAGACTTATACACCGAAGAATATAGTTTCAACACTACAAATCCCGCCCAAACTGTAGATGTCGATCTCTGTGTACCTGAAACATCCAACTATTCGATTACATTCCCATTACAAGCCAAATCGCATCCAAAACGTATCAAACCACTTGCAAGCAGCAGTATGATGATGTGTCTGCAATTAGAGTCTTTCGCTGTCTTTTCTATGTTGCTGGAAACTAAATTTTGCAGTCGTCTTGTCAAAGTTTTGTATCCACTTTTAGAAAAAGTGAGTCACACAACAGATAAAGTGGCAGAGTGTGCTGTTCTCTCTCTTGCAGTAATAAGTCGCAGTTGTGGTTATGCTTCAACTGcagatttaattaaattcaatGCAGATTATCTTGCAAGTACATTGTCATTACATCTTCAACACTTGACCTTATTTCCGAG ATGCCCAGATGTCCTTCAAGCAATACTCAAGTATGATGACAAAAACCTCTTTCCCCTCATTCGTGACACTATACAAGAAATTCTCTCCAAGTTTGACAGTAGTAACACAGATTTAAACACACTTCAATCGTTCGtgtctttatttgtttgtgttttgatGTCAATACAGAAGTGGTTTGATCGAACTCATACACCAGATCCACCTGTTAA GTCTGTAAAAGATGACACAGAAGACATACTTGAATTTCTACGGGAGCATAGAACAAAGAAACTTGAAACTGAAGAAAATCAATCTCAACCAGAAGAAGAAACGAATGCAGATCCAGAGGAAGTCCAAGATACAGAGGAAGAAACTGATCCGTCTTTGGAAAAACCTCCAGAAGATGTCACGGTTGTGTTAGAAATTTTACGCCGCTGCAGAAATTTAACGGCGCATAAAAGTAGAATGGTTCGTATTATGGTATTGGTTGCAGTTGCTGACGGTATTGTAGCTTTAAGTGGTCAAGATACATGGCTGCTACCAATGGTTCATCAACTGTGGCCTTCTATTGTGTCTAGGTTTGAAGATCAAGAAATGCAG GTTGTTCAAAAAGCATTTGAAGTAATCTGTGTTATTTCCTCAACGTGCGGTGATTTTATTCGCAAAAGATTAGGAAAGGAAATACTTCCAAAACTGATGAGCTTCCTTAAACAGCAACAATCTAATAATCGTAAACTGACCAACTACAGTCACAGCTCGGTTGCATTCACACATACAGCTCTTTATAAACTGCAGTTAAATGTACTTCAAAATCTCGGACCTTTGTTGGTACACTCCTCTTTGGGTGGAATGGACATTACGACCATTTGTGCATCTTGTTACGGATTTTTAAGCATCACCCAGCCCCCTAAACTGCAGGAATCTGCCGTCATATTGTTTCGTAACCTTATAACTGTAAACGGTGATGCagtttggttatttttaaGTGATATTTTTTCTGTGAAGCAGGTGTATGATCCACCTGAttcaaaattcaaatttcaaaaaattactGTTTCAGGAACGCCGGATAATGAGTTTGCAAAGAATATCGGTGTCCTACTGCCAGATTGTACTTACCTTGATTGGTTTGTTAAATGA